A region of the Leptospiraceae bacterium genome:
AATCCTTCCGATGCATCTTGCGGGAATGGGTCTTTCTTCATAAACTTCTTAAAGGTAATGATTGTAATCCCCAATAAAAGAATTATTGATAGAATAAATAATACTCTATGGTGTAAAACTTTTATTAGAATAGAACGGTAGGAATTTTCTAGCTTAACAATGAACTGTTTCTTTTGAGGAATATAGGCTTTTCCGTGTGCCATATGAGTGGGTAACATGAAGTAGCTCTCAAATAGAGAAATGGCAAGAGATAGAATTACAACGAGCGGTATTACCCATATAAATTTTCCAGGAAGCCCACCGAGACTAATCAATGGTAAAAAAGCTATCGTAGTTGTGGCAGAAGAAGCAAGCACAGGAGCCCAAACTTCTTCCACTGCGGCAGAAGCAGCTTCTACGGGATTCATTCCTTTTTCCTTATTGCTATTGATTGTTTCTGAAATTACAATCGCATCATCTACGAGCATTCCTACTACTATAATAAATCCACCCAAAGCCAATACGTTAAGCGACATCCCCATCAACTGTAATACAACAAGACATCCAAGTAAAGAAAATGGAATTCCAAACGCAGTCCAAAATGCAGTCTTCATATCGAAAACTAAAAACAGTAAGAGGAGAACTAATCCAAACCCCATCATTGCATTTCCGAGAACTAAACTAATTCTTGTCCTTGTCAGACGAGAACCATCATTTAATTTTTTGAAAGTCACTCCTTCCGGTAATTTCAAAGTATCCAGATAATTGGAAACTCCGTCTATTGTTTTTAAAATATCTGCTTTTTTCTTTTTTTGGATAAGAAGGGATACTCCTCGTTTGCCGTTATTGCGGACAATTAACTTTAAATCCTCCGGTTGGTATTCAAGCTTTGCAATCTTACCAAGCTTAACGCCAAATCCATCGGGTGACATTCTAATATAAGTATCTAAGATTTCTTCTGGCTTTCGAAATTTTTCATAGGAGACAATCTTTTTTTCATCCAAAAAAGATTTGAGTGTTCCACCTGAACCATGAAGATTTCTTTTTTTTATCGCAGCGGCTACTGTCAGTAAGTCTACAAATTCTTTTTTTGCTAATTCTGGATCCATTAGTATATGAACTTCTTCATCACCAAGTCCAATTGTCTTAACTGCGGAGACTCCATTTATTTTTTGAATTTCTTCTTTGACTGTTGGAATAAAATCCTTGATTTGTTCGTATGTTCCTGAAAATGCAATTTCCAATACAGGCAAATCTCCTGACGAGATTTCATCTATTACCGGCTTTCCCTTTAAGCCTGTCGGCAAATTGTTGATATTCGATATCGCACTATCAACATCCATATAGAGTCTTTGTAATTCTTTCTCTTCTAAATTTTCATCAGCAGTAATATCAACTAAAGAGTAACCTTCTCTGGAATAGGATTTTACTTCTTGTATTCCTTCCAATTCTTCGATTGCGTCTTCGATAGGGAGAGTAACGTTTATTTCGACATCGGCAGCAGAGGCACCTGGATAAATTGTAGTGATAATAAATCTTCCCATTGCCACTTCGGGAAACGCTTCCTTTCTCATCTTTGATAAAGATAAAAATGCAAACCCGAATACGGATATGATAAATAGATTTACGAGCATAGGTCTATTTACAAAAAACTCTACAATTTTTTTCATAATTTAATTTTCTCCAAGTTAATTGAAGCAAACTTTCACTATGGAGTGCAATCCATTTTTCGAAATTAAACTTTTTAATTGATGGGGAGATGTTCGACTTGCGTAATATACTTTGAAATCTTTGATACTAATTTCTCCGGATGAAATGGATTTAATATAAAATCAATGTTTCCAATCTTAGCAAAAGTATTTATCATATCTTGATCAATATTCTCCGCTGCAATTAAAATAGGAGCACTTGCTAAATTTGGTTTGAATTTAATCTGTCGAATGATCTTCAAGGGATCAAGCTTAGGTAGACTCGATTCCAGAATAATATAAGCTATATCTAGACTATCTGTGAGTCGAAGAGCTTCCTGCATTGTTTCAGCCTCATAAATATTGCAAGAAAATAATTTACGGATATTAGAGGTTATCCTTAATCGTAAGAGAGGGCTATACACTATTAATAAAATGTGATTTGAGGATTTTTCAGCTTTGCTTTCGTCTTTGCTCAATATTGATTCTTTATGGAGAGGCAACTCATCCTTTTGCTCAGGAAGAAGCTTTTGGAGTCGTTCAATTTCCTTATCTTTAGCAAGAAGTTCATCTTCTAATTTAGCAAGAAGTCTAATTCTCTCACCCTGAAATCTTTGGATTAACAATTCTTTCTTAAGCAACTGAGTTTTTACAGTTGCCAATAAATCGTCTATTTGAAACGGCTTAGTAATATAATCCGCTGCTCCTAAATGCATTGCTTTACGAACATCTATTTTATCTGCCTTCGCTGTAACAAAAACGAAAGGAATCATCTCTTCAATAGAATCATAATTTACTTCTGAAAAAGTTTCTAATCCACTCATTCCAGGCATCGAAATATCACATAGTATTAAATCGGGTTTATATCCTAACGCAAGAGAAACCCCATTCTCGCCATTTTCTGCCAGAATAACTTTATATCCTTCATTCTTTAAAATCAAACTGACTGAATCTCTAATTGCGGCATCATCATCAATGAGTAGAATTGTTTTCATCTTATCAAACCTCCTTTAATATACTGTGTCTTTGCGGAAAAATATTTTTTACTTCTGTTCCGATTCAAAAATTGTTTTTAATTCATTTAGCATTTTAGCAGTTAATGGCTTCGAAAGAAAATCAATTGCGATTGTATACTCTGTTGCCCTTTCTTCATCCTTTGGATCAATCGAAGATGTTAGAATTGCCACTTTTGTTTTAGGAAAATCGCTATAATACGTTTTCACAAATTCATCTAAAAATTCCCAGCCATTCATAATAGGCATATTCAAATCTAAGAATATTAGATCAGGATAATGCTCTTTTTCCCCAGCAGATGCTTTTTGTAGAGATGCATAATAATCGATAGCCTGTTGACCGCCGAGAGCACTTACAACTTCGGCTGCAAAAGAATTTCTTTTAATGATTCCAGTGCAAAACATAATAGTAACTGGATCATCGTCGATACAAAGTATTTTTTTCATTTTATCACCTTTAGAAAGTTGATTTTAAATTTGGCTCCAACATTCACTTCACTTTCAACGTGAATAGTTCCGCCTAACGCTTCAATTTGGGATTTAATTAAATAAAGTCCAAAACCTTTACCCTCAGGATGATCATGAAACCTTTGATAGAGTCCAAAAATCCTATCTCGATAGCGATTCAGATTCATCCCCAATCCATTATCCTCAAACAACAATTGATATTTATTTCCAAAGTCTTTCATTTGAATAGATATTTTTAGTCTCCTATCTGATGATTTATATTTCATTGCATTTGTAAAAAGATTTAAAAAAATACTTTCTAACCACCAGAGGCCCACGCGAAACACCGCTATTGATATTATTGATTCATTAGATTCATCTAATATTCTTAATTTCATCTAAATTTCCATAGTTTTATTACTTTGCGTAAGATAAGTTTCTAAATAAGATTTATTAAAGCGAATAGTTTCAACTTCCCCAAAGTCAATCGTTATATCTGGATCGATTTCAATAATCAGATTGTTAATTTGACCACGTATACGCTCAACCATATCATATAGGTCAATGTGTTCCAATAGAATGGAAGGCTATTTTCGTATAACAATGATTTTGTGCAAATCTTTTAAAGTTTGATTGAGTGCATATGTTCAGATAAGGAATCGAACACGCTTACATTAAATTCATTGCTTTAGTGGATTAGTGGAATGATTTGACTTTATTTCTTTTTTTAAGAGCGCGAATCATTAATTCCGCATCACGCGAATTATCCTCAACGAGTAAGATTTCTACTGAATTTGTTTCTATTGTCATAATCTCTCCTGACTTAAGCGATATTTCTAATACAAACTGAAAATTCTAAAGGACGTAGTAGAACCTATCTACCTAAACCTATAACTTACTTTCTATTTCGAAAAATATCTATAGCCTAGGAAACAGTCAAGCCTATTAAATAAAAATAGACTGTAATCAAGTAAGTTATGGAAATTGTGGATAAATTAAATTATGCGCTGTATAATTTAGAATTATTTCCAGAATTTTTATAGGTAAATACACTTGTTTTTGATTTAGAATAATTCTTTTACTCACAATCATATAAGTATATCCTTATGAGATTTGTTTATATTAAAATGAATGTCAGATTCAATCAAAGAATTGAATAATCTCAGCGGATTCTGCACGAGGAGATTGGAACTTATTCGTATTATCCTCTAAATCTCCGTAACCAAGACTAACACCGACTGCCACTGTCCAATTATCCACTAAACCTAAATTTTTTCGAACAATATCAGGGAATGCAGCAAGACTGGCTTGTGCGATTGTTTCGAGTCCTTCGTCTCTAGCTGCAATTAAAAAAGTTCCAATTAAGATTCCAAGATCAAGAGTTGGCCAATAATTCATTCCTTTTTCCATGAGAAAGAATACTCCGACAGGAGCGCCGAAGAATTTAAAATTTTCAAGCATAAGCTCCTTTCGTTTTTCTTTGTCCTTTCTGTCTACTTGCATATGACCAAAATAAGCTGCGCCGAGTTCAAGCATTCTTTTCTTTATATAATTAGGATAAAAATCTTGATATGGGTAATCAGGATTTTCCGCTATCCCTGCATCTATGGCTTTAACAAAATCATTCGCGATATTTTCCTTTGTTTTACCTTGAACCACTGCGATTTTATAACCCTGCGTATTCTTCCAAGTAGGAGCTCTGCGGGTAGTTTCCAGTAACCGCTCTAGCTTTTCTTTTTCAATAGGCTTTGGTAAATACTTTCGAATTGATTTTCTATTTAAGATTGCTTCTTTTACTTCCATTTAAAACTCCTTTTTTAATGAACATTCGAGATACTTATATCAATTTTTTATGCAATTTCTATTGGAGAATTTCCGCTTGCAAATTCTTTTAAAAATTTCTTTTTCCCTTATTGTAAGACGCACCGTATTTCAAAACTAATATTTATTATTATCTTACCATAAGTCTTGAATGATCCATTTGGATGTCTACATCTTTTCAAATAAATAATAGTCAATATTAACTACTTTTTGCATCAAAAAAGCGCAAAAAAACGTATTTTCTAATCAATCTTGAGGATAGACAGAAAATTTTTAATGGCTATAATAGGTGGTAAACATATTCAAAGGAGAATTCTAATGAAAAGAAATCTTGAAAAAAACAAAGGTATCCAAAAGGGGATAATGGCTCTCAGTGCAATTACAATTTTACTAGGTGTTTTGTTTTGCGCTTCCGAAAAAGCAGACGATCCAATGAAGGATATTACTAACTTATTGCTACTCAATTCACTTTCCCAAGCGACTAGATCTAGTTCAACTAGTAGCGGAACATATTCTTCTAGCAGTAGCTCTTCTGGTGGATCATCTAGTGGATCATCTTGTTACTATGCTTCTAGTTCAGTTTGTCCATCTTCGACTCCTTATACATGCACAGCTAGTGGTTCTTGCTCTTCTTCTTCAACTTGCTCTAATCTTTCGGCTTGCACAAGTTCTTCTTCCTCATCTAGCAGTTCATCTAGTTCATCCGGTGGGTCATCTAGTAGTGGAGGTTGCACAACTGGATGGACTTCTGCCTGTGGCTCTTCAACCGCATATTCTTGTTCTGCGTCTTCTAGTTGTTATTCGACATATACCGGTTGTGTGAATTCAGGAACTTGTGGAACATCTTCATCTTCCTCTTCTAGTAGCAGCTCTTCATCAGGTGGAACATCCTCTTGCTACTACGCATCAGCATCTGAATGTCCAAGCTCAGCTCATTATACTTGCAGCGCAAGTTCTTTTTGCTCTACATCGTCTACTTGCTCAAATCTAAGTTGCAAACCAGAAGCTATGTCAACCAAAACACAAGACGGACAAATTGCAGCAGAGTGTGATGAGAAAGATTTCAAATGCGCGAACAGGACAGATATCACCAATAGAGCAGACATAACGAGAAAGAAGGCTAACTAAGGATTAAATCCAAGTGCAAATAGATAAAATAATAAAAAGATTTGTTCCTCGGTTTTTGGTTCAAGCCATTCTAATGGGAATGGCTTGGGCTTTTTATAAGAGTTTCCCTTTTTACAAAACTTATTTCTTTCAAAGTTGGCAAATAGCTTTGAATTCATTACTCTTAGTATGGTTGGGGATAAGCTTTATTTACCTCTTTGCCTCCCTTTCTTTTTCAAATAAAAAAACAATTGATACAGGAGATAAATTTCTAATCTTAATTTCTTTCGTTAAACAATTAATACATCCTAAGATTAGTTTAAATCATAAAAAGTATAGAAACGTTTTCTTCGTAATTCTCATAAAGATTTTCTTTATTCCACTGATGTTCGTATTTATATTGGAACATTACAGAGTATTATTCCCTTATTTCATAGACATCTCCGCAGATTTATTCATTTTTTTTAAACAACCTTTTTCTTATTTTTATACAGCTTATTTTAATTTTCTACTTATCTTAGACACGATCATATTCTTCTTTGCCTATTCAGTAGAATCCAAATGGCTCGGCAATAGAATAAGAGATCCACAGCCACATTCTTCTGGATGGATAGCGGCATTAATCTGTTATCCTCCATTCAATGGTGCAACGGCACAATTATTTACCTACGGAAAATTTCCAGAAGCACAGTGGATAGAGTCTTCTACTATTCTTACGGTCTTACAAATCATAACACTTTTTCTATATACGATCTATTTTATTAGCACATTGAATCTTGGATGGAATGCAGGGAATTTAAGTAGAAGAAAAATTATCACGAAGGGAGTCTATGGAATTGTTCGACATCCTGCCTATGTAGCTAAAATATTTGCCTGGTGGTTAGAGCATTTACCCTATTTAAATTTTCAAAATGCACTCGGCTTAGTCGGGTGGAGTTTGATTTATTTCTGGAGAGCCTACACAGAAGAAATCCATTTACAAAAAGACATTGTCTATGTGCAATATATGCAAAGAGTAAAATGGCGATTTATCCCTGGCATATTCTGAAATTACAATTTCACACAAAAGATTTCATCTCAATAAAACCTAATTTATCTAATTCCACTTGCATTGAAGAACTTAGAATATTTTTTATCTGATCTGAGGATATGATTGGTTAGCCACTTCCTTAAAAAGTTTAACAACTCAAAGCTAACCGTTTCCGTTCCCTCTCGATAGGCTTTGCTGAATTTAAGAACTTCTTCTTTTAATGCTTCGTGCTCTGCAGTGTGAGCTACCGCTTCTGGATATTTGCACTGCTTCATATAACTTTCTTCTGTATTAAAATGAATCACCGTATATTCTATGAGTGCGTTTAGTATTTCGGTGAGCTTTTCTTTCGATGCATCTTCATGTGTAGAAATATAAAGTTGGTTTAGAATATCGATTAGTTTTTGGTGTTGTCTATCTATTTCTTCTACGTTTACACTGAGAGTATCATCCCATTGGATTAAAAGCTTTGTATCGATTTGGAATTCACTTAGAACAGTCTTGATAAAGTTAGAAGTCTTTACTTTGTCATTGGCTAACCGCAATATATCCTGCGTTCCATTTCCGATAGTCTGTGCTTCTACAGAAATACTTTTTACGTCTGTGTCAATATAGCTAACAGTATGCTTTAGAACATTTATATTGGACTCAATTTGATCTGCCATTGCATTCATATACTCAATATGTTTTTTTAATTTGTCTGAAATATCTGTATGCACATTAATTTTTTGAAACACTTTGTCAATGTATTGGTCTACTTTTTCTGCATTCTCTAAAATAGAATGAATAGTATTGGAAGATTCATCCACTTTGTTCTTTCCATTTTCTATTGCTTTATTTGTAGTTTTGATTAATTTTTCAATTTCCTTGACTTTATCCGCTGTATGCTCTGCTAATTTATAAACTTCATTTGCTACAACAGCAAATCCTTTTCCTGATTCGCCTGATCGAGCTGCTTCAATCGAAGCATTGAGCGCAAGTAAATTGATTTGTTCGGAAATTTCTGTAATGGTTCCCATGATATTTTTTATGGCGATATAATTTTGACCGATTGCGTCCATCGCGAATCTAACTTCCATTATCCCCTTCTCGCCCAAACCTGCTTCTTCTGCAGAATGATCCGATACTTTCATTAGTTCAGTAAAGACGGTAGATTCATCGAGAATGGACTCATTCAACTCATTGATGATAGACAAAGCATCTTTCGTCATTATGGTTTCTTTATTTACCGCATCCACAATAGCATTTGTAGAATTGGATACGCTAGTAACAGAGTCGGAAGTTTTTTTAACAACGGTTGCTAATTTAAAAGAAGTCTCTGTAAAATCCATTGCATAGCCAATCA
Encoded here:
- a CDS encoding efflux RND transporter permease subunit yields the protein MKKIVEFFVNRPMLVNLFIISVFGFAFLSLSKMRKEAFPEVAMGRFIITTIYPGASAADVEINVTLPIEDAIEELEGIQEVKSYSREGYSLVDITADENLEEKELQRLYMDVDSAISNINNLPTGLKGKPVIDEISSGDLPVLEIAFSGTYEQIKDFIPTVKEEIQKINGVSAVKTIGLGDEEVHILMDPELAKKEFVDLLTVAAAIKKRNLHGSGGTLKSFLDEKKIVSYEKFRKPEEILDTYIRMSPDGFGVKLGKIAKLEYQPEDLKLIVRNNGKRGVSLLIQKKKKADILKTIDGVSNYLDTLKLPEGVTFKKLNDGSRLTRTRISLVLGNAMMGFGLVLLLLFLVFDMKTAFWTAFGIPFSLLGCLVVLQLMGMSLNVLALGGFIIVVGMLVDDAIVISETINSNKEKGMNPVEAASAAVEEVWAPVLASSATTTIAFLPLISLGGLPGKFIWVIPLVVILSLAISLFESYFMLPTHMAHGKAYIPQKKQFIVKLENSYRSILIKVLHHRVLFILSIILLLGITIITFKKFMKKDPFPQDASEGFIINLLLPKGASVQKTESLVERVEAILHKLPEKDVEGFSARIGTNSESTTTERGSVGNSAVIFTYLTPFGKRKTTASELEEMVRVEIEKEIKKELVSYSSKIIRFGPPMGRPFEIRLISNDNELRKEKSIPLKKFLSEIPGVFDVNDDEIEGKDELNLKINHEILARAGLSVDDVLTTLHIAFEGKVVTDLVNMDKKLDFRLRLNEKARADVRFIRSLPILNRAGQEINFKEFISIEEKNSSDEIRHINGKRYLAVFGNLNKDIISPQGVVDQVKANFSNESSLQYEFAGEPVENAKIFKNLGIAAIFALAGIYLIIALIFNSYLKPFIVILAIPFGIIGVILSVFAHGMALSLFVGVALVGLMGVIVNNSIVMVFTTSEIAGEGKITKEIIVDGAVQRLRPIILTTTTTILGLLPTAYGIGGYDPFLSPMSLALSYGLLFGTVVVLYFIPTVYSIGIDLGEKFSRQKSSELK
- a CDS encoding response regulator, with product MKTILLIDDDAAIRDSVSLILKNEGYKVILAENGENGVSLALGYKPDLILCDISMPGMSGLETFSEVNYDSIEEMIPFVFVTAKADKIDVRKAMHLGAADYITKPFQIDDLLATVKTQLLKKELLIQRFQGERIRLLAKLEDELLAKDKEIERLQKLLPEQKDELPLHKESILSKDESKAEKSSNHILLIVYSPLLRLRITSNIRKLFSCNIYEAETMQEALRLTDSLDIAYIILESSLPKLDPLKIIRQIKFKPNLASAPILIAAENIDQDMINTFAKIGNIDFILNPFHPEKLVSKISKYITQVEHLPIN
- a CDS encoding response regulator, producing MKKILCIDDDPVTIMFCTGIIKRNSFAAEVVSALGGQQAIDYYASLQKASAGEKEHYPDLIFLDLNMPIMNGWEFLDEFVKTYYSDFPKTKVAILTSSIDPKDEERATEYTIAIDFLSKPLTAKMLNELKTIFESEQK
- a CDS encoding nitroreductase, whose product is MEVKEAILNRKSIRKYLPKPIEKEKLERLLETTRRAPTWKNTQGYKIAVVQGKTKENIANDFVKAIDAGIAENPDYPYQDFYPNYIKKRMLELGAAYFGHMQVDRKDKEKRKELMLENFKFFGAPVGVFFLMEKGMNYWPTLDLGILIGTFLIAARDEGLETIAQASLAAFPDIVRKNLGLVDNWTVAVGVSLGYGDLEDNTNKFQSPRAESAEIIQFFD
- a CDS encoding bacteriohemerythrin, producing the protein MIKFIHQLRIVTRLIITLCLAGFVLVGATFGVYYQTTVVKDTMKTQIQEIQTEQSRLRGLLDTKYKEDIALENQAFDKLKNHELELIKFLDTFLIGWILVLAVITIISFLASFLIYTELIVPLQQAFSVTEHMSKGRFDYNLKVNTMDEIGELLQSIKIIRIIFRSVFAEIKEVANKLHSSANIMIGYAMDFTETSFKLATVVKKTSDSVTSVSNSTNAIVDAVNKETIMTKDALSIINELNESILDESTVFTELMKVSDHSAEEAGLGEKGIMEVRFAMDAIGQNYIAIKNIMGTITEISEQINLLALNASIEAARSGESGKGFAVVANEVYKLAEHTADKVKEIEKLIKTTNKAIENGKNKVDESSNTIHSILENAEKVDQYIDKVFQKINVHTDISDKLKKHIEYMNAMADQIESNINVLKHTVSYIDTDVKSISVEAQTIGNGTQDILRLANDKVKTSNFIKTVLSEFQIDTKLLIQWDDTLSVNVEEIDRQHQKLIDILNQLYISTHEDASKEKLTEILNALIEYTVIHFNTEESYMKQCKYPEAVAHTAEHEALKEEVLKFSKAYREGTETVSFELLNFLRKWLTNHILRSDKKYSKFFNASGIR